AAACTAGCATCACTGCCGCCCCTTATCTTCTTCATCTGACTTCTCCCAAGTACTTCATCAGAAGTAAGTCTGAGCATTTCTAAGCTGAACTTTTTCATTTTCTTTGGATTTTTTTGAATATTAGACTCCCCGGACATTAAGGTCAGCCGAAGTTTCTGACCATCCATCGCGACTGAATATTTTTATATCAAAATATATTTTAGGTCTTCTATACTGTAAGCCTTAGGTAATTCATATCCATTGATAAAGATGGTTGGTGTGTAGCTGATATTTTCCAGTTCACACCAATTCAACATGTCTTTTATGCAGGATTCCTGAGCTTTCAGTTCCCCGTTCATAGGGTATTTGGCGGCAAAGGTTTCATAGTCCTTCTTCTCAGGCAGGTACCAATCGTCAAGTACTTTCTGTATCTGCTCTTGATTGGCTTGAGCAGCTACTGCCATAATATGACTAATAGTTTTGTATTTAATTGCATCTTCTCCACCGGGATGAAATACGACTTGTAGGTTTATGTTTCCTGAAGCAAACAATTCTTCCAAAATAGGATGTGAATTAGCACATGGTCCACAGTATGGGTTGCATACTTTAAGTACATGATATTTGGCATTTTCCCCTTTAAGCATTATTCCCAATCCTTCTGGATTATTGGAAATTCTTCTTGAACCCGATAAAAAATGATCAAAGGTTTCACTATTGGAGAGAAACCTGGCCAATTTGCTTTTTTGCTTTTGGAGTTCCTTTTTAGCCAGGAAATATGGCTTAAGACTCAGCCAAGCCACTACTGTCCCTAAAAATAGGAAGGAAAACAATGTCAAATCCTGGATTTTTACGGAGCCGGAGTTTACCAAAAAAATCTGACTAAGCAATATTTCTGCGAGCAGTACTGTCGAAATCCAAAGGCACAACACACACCATTTCCTTATTTTTGCCCATTGGTAATAGATGGATATGGGAATTATAAATACTCCGGACAGACTCAAATAGCCAAGCAGCTGCAATCCTGAACCTGAAAACGAAGTCAAAAGCAAAAGCATACCTCCAGAAAAGAAATAGGCAAAGGCTATGATGCCTAAACTTATCCCTCCTGGCAAAGAAAAGGAAGAGGTAACTGAATTACAGTCTATATTTTTTCCTCCTGAACAAAAATCCTGAATGGCTCTATTGTCCTTATCAACTTCTGACCAAAGCAAAACCGAGGAAATGAACAATCCAGTAACTTTAAGGAGGAAAAGGAACAAAATTATAAGCGCTTGGTATGGGTTTGCGAAAATAGGCTGATAAAAAGCAATTAACCCAATGAGACTTATTAGTCCAAGGAGACCAAGCAATGATCGGAACACTACAACTTCCCGCTGTCTTTCTTTGTATCCAGGTTCACCTGATTTATCAGACTTCTCCAAAAGTAGAGTTACACCTGTCCAAATTTTGGCAAAATCCTCTTTTGAAGTGTTTTTGATTTTTCCCTTTTCATCCAGGTAGGATACGGTATCTATTTCCGATTTAGTGAGCACACTAAAAAAAGGATGTCCATTTTCTTGAATCTGTACAATACAGGGAAGCGGAATTTGATCCAGCTTTTCTATGGAAAGGTTAAGTCCAAGGCTATCCACCATATAATGATTCAAGGTATCCGAAATGGTAAGCAAGGATTCCTGTTCAGGATGGGATGCCACTTTATCTTTCAGATAGCCATTCGTAAAAGGAACATCCAGTAGCAGCAGAATATTCTTCAAAATCAAAAAGGAATTCCCCATAAAAACTAAAATTTTCAAAATACCTAAATCATTCTACCAAGTGCTTTAAAATAATAAAAGCACTTTTGAACTTAATCATTAGATTTTGAAATTCCAAAAACACAAAACAATACAACCCTATGAAAATCAATAAATTGAAATATTCTAAGCTCATAGTTCAGAATTATATTTTAAAATTTTCGTTTTACCTCCCCAATATTCAAACTAATTGACAAGTAAATTGATGATTTACAGAATTTTTAACTTTCCTATATTCAAGTCATAAATGCAACACTAAGGGTTTAAGGGAAGGAACCTAGGTTCCTTCCCTTAGGCTGAAAATATTAATTTAGTGTTGTCATGAATAAATTTAAACATCTCAGCCAGGAACAAAGGTACCAAATAGAGGCTTTATTTAGAAACGGAACTTCCCAGACCAAAATCGCTGCGATTATCGGTGTCAACAAAAGTACTGTATCCAGAGAACTTCAAAGAAATACCGGCAAGAGGGGCCGTTATAGCGGTGAATATAAGGCTGCAGTTGCCCAGAACCGTACAGACGAAAGACATAGACTCAAGAGAAAGCGAATCAAATTTACCGAGTCCCTTAAAGAAGAGGCCCGCAAATTCCTTGTTGTTGACAAATTGAGCCCAGAGCTAATATCGGTCACCTGGAAGAAACAAGGTAAAGAAGGGGTTTGTCATGAGACACTCTACAACTGGATATTTACTGCCAAAAAAAGTAGCCATTGGAGATACCGAAGGGACAGGGAGCTTTACAAGAATCTCCGGCATGGTAAAAGAAAGCGTAAGAGAGGTAATTACAGGCATACCAGAGGAATTATCAGGGAGAGAGTTCCAATTGACCAAAGGCCTCCTGTAGTTGAAAAAAGACAAAGGATAGGAGATATTGAAGTAGACCTTATGATGGGGAAAAACCACAAATCAGCTCTTTTGGTACTGGTGGACAGGGCAACCTTGGTTACTACCATAGAGAAACTTGATGGTAAAAATGCAGATATCATTGAACAGAAAATAGCAAAGAGAATACAGAGAATTGGTGCTTCGTTCTTCAAATCAATCACTTTCGATAATGATATGGCATTCGCAAACCATTATAAAATCAGAGATAAATTCAATATCCCAACATTCTTTACAAGACCATACACTTCACAGGATAAAGGAACAGTGGAAAACAGAATCGGACTTATCAGGGCTTTCCTGCCAAAGGGTACTGACCTCAATCAAATCTCTCGGGAACAGATCCAAAATATAGAAACCAAAATCAATAACAGGCCAATAAGAAAGTTTAATTATCTTAGTCCTATCGAATGTCTAATGAAAAAATTAGGCGTTGCATTTATGACTTGAACATGGCTTTTTTCATAGTTTTTATAAAAAACTAAAAGTACAATTTTATAAAAATTACGTATCTGAATGTAAGTTCACTGAAAATATCCGAAACAAATGAAATATTGATCCAGGTAATCAGGTGCGTCAATATCCAGCTGCGAAGCACTTCCACACTCATCCTACCCAGAAAGAGCATGATCTGGGCAAAAAGCACCAGATAGATAAAGTTGATGTCCTGGTTCTGGATCCCCACATCGACAATACTCTGGGTCAAGAAAGGAAAAATCAACTGCAAGAGACTGCCTACCAGCAATCCGATGGCCAGCTGGGCAATCAGGTTTTTATAGTTGAAGAGGTATTTGAACAGGAAACTTAAAGAACGCTTCTCTTTATCCTCCCATTTCATTTTCCTGAAAACTGGGGTAGGCTCCAACAGAAGGGTGATGCCTTCTTTGGTCTGCTCATTGGCATTGTTGTCGATCCATCTTGAAATAAACTCCTGCTTATTATATCGGATCAAACCATAGGCAGGGTCAGAAATATAGACGATATCTTTTCGGATTTTATACACTACCACAAAGTGCTGCCTGTCCCAATGGGCTATCAGGGGTAAAGGAGCCTGAGTGAGTTTCTCAAAACTTAACTTGGCACCAATGGTTTTGGATCCCATGGTCTCTGCAGCATCACTCAATTTCAGCAAACTGCTACCTTCCCTAGTAGTTTCGGATATTTCCCGTATTTCTTTGAGGGAAATCAGTTTCCCGTAATGCTTGGCAATGATTCGCAAACAGGTAGGACCGCAGTCTTTAGTGTCGGGTTGTTTGTAGAAGGGGAAGGAGGTTTTCAAAGGAATAGAATAGTATTGAAAGTTTAAAACAGATTTAGAATTATAACATCTAAAGTCAGTGGTAATAAGCAAAATTTTTTAACTTAATTTCTAGCGAATGTCAAACGATACATAACGATTAGTGGATTTTTTTCTAGGGCATTTTGTTTATCCCTAAGAATGGAGTAATATACATTTCCTTTAAAAGGCTTTGGAATCATTTCATCTGTCATCGCCTGATCAAATAATTTCCTTAAATGAATTAGGGGACGATTGCTTTCTAAATCAATTACTATAAAATAGGAAGTATTGTCATATACAATTCGTAAAAACGCATGGCTATTTGACATCACAACTTGCCTCATTCCCAATTGAAGTGTGTTGTCAAATCCAATGAAATTAAGTAGGTATTCTGGGGTCAATCGACCCTCCTGTTTTCTAAAAATCGTATCCGTGTCACTATGCGATGATATATCTCCCCGAATGATTGGCATATAAAAAAGGGGAACATTGCCTACCCGACTTATTATCCTAGGGATTGGATGGATATTGGTGTAATCAGAATGAAAGCCATAAAGTGGCCTTTCCCAGTTTTCAACTTCAAGGGTTTTGGGTTCAATTGAGCTAATCAACACCTGCCGGGGCTTTTCCTTGGTACCATTAAGCGTCTCCTGAACCACCAGAAGGGTATCATTGTCTTTATAGAAGGAGATCGGATGCCCTGGCAATTTATTGCTTGCAGAGTTAAATTCACCTTCCAAGTTATAAGAAATCACAGTCATTTTCTGCCAATCTGCAACAAAGACAACATTTTCCTTTTCATTTAAGTGAATCGCATAGGGCATAGTATATTCATCTGGTCCCTCTCCATTCCCTCCGATTTTCCCGAGAAAATTACCATTGTTTTCAAACTTTAATAGACCCTGCCTTCTGTCCAAAAGAACAAAGAAGTCTTGCGAAAAAGCTAAATCTTGGATTGAAGTAAGAGGTGGATTTCCAGGAACTTCTAGGTTTATAGTGTCTATTATTTCAATTATAAATTCCGGTGAATCTCCCTTTAAAAAATCCCTTTTGATTTCTATTGTTTTTGTAGATTGAAGAGAATCTGGAAATTCTTTAATTCCACAATTTTGAAATTGAAAAATAAAAATAAAAAACAACACTCTCGTAATATGTTTCATAGTTGAGATAAGTATATTTTTCTTTATGATTTCCCCCTTTAAATCTGTAGTCTACAATTAGAAGGTCTTTTAAATTAGGGAGCTATATTTGATCCCTAAACATAAAATTATTTTAAAATACAAGACAAGAAATTCCGAACCACTCCAAAAAAAATTATTTGAAGTAGTTCGGTAATTTATTTATCTAACATAAGTCAATCCATACTTATTTAACCAATTTATTTACATTACTTAAACATGATGTGAACTGATACCCTAACCTGCAAGATCAATGACAAGACCATGTAAAACAAAAAGGGTCATTAAAGCATACTGTTCCTGCTTGACATGAACCAGCAGTGTTATATGTTCCATTTATCTGCCCGCTCGAGTTATAACGATAGCATACAGTGCAGTTGTTTCCATACCCCCCAGTAATCTTCTTCATTTGACTTCTTTCCAATACTTCATCAGAAGTAAGTCTTAACATTTCTAAGCTTAACTTTTTCATGATTTTAAGATTTATTGAAAATTAAAATCTCCGGACATTTGGGTCAGCCGAAGCTTCTGACCATCCATCGCGACTGAATATTTTTATATCAAAATATATTTTAGGTCTTCTATACTGTAAGCCTTAGGTAATTCATATCCATTGATAAAGATGGTTGGTGTGTAGCTGATATTTTCCAGTTCACACCAATTCAACATGTCTTTTATGCAGGATTCCTGAGCTTTCAGTTCCCCGTTCATAGGGTATTTGGCTGCAAAGGTTTCATACTCCTTCCTCTCTGGCAGGTACCAATCGTCAAGTGCCTGTATGATTTCCTCCTGATTGGCCTGAGCAGCTACAGCCATAATATGACTGATTGTTTTATACTTAATTGCATCTTCTCCACCGGGATGAAATACGACTTGTAGGTTTATGTTTTCGGAAGCAAACAATTCTTCCAAAATAGGATGTGAATTAGCACATGGCCCACAGTATGGATTACACACTTTGAGTACATGATATTTGGCATTTTTCCCTTTAAGCAATATTCCCAATCCTTCTGGATTATTGGAAATACTTCTTGAACCCGATAAAAAATGTTCAAAGATTTCTGTGTTGGAAAGAAATCTGGCAAGCTTACTTTTTTGCTTTTGAAGTTCCTTATTGGTCAGAAAATATGGCTTAATACTCAGCCAAGCCACTTCTGTCCCTAAAAATAGAAAGGAAAACAAAGCCAATTCCTGAAATTGTACGGAGACTGTGTTCACCAGAAAAATCTGACTAAGCAATATTTCTGCGAGCAGTACTGTCGAAATCCAAAGGCACAACACACACCATTTCCTTATTTTTGCCCATTGGTAATAGATGGATATGGGAATTATAAATACTCCGGACAGAGTCAAATAGCCAAGTAAATGCAATCCTGATCCGGAGAAAGAAGACAAAAGCACAAAGAGAACACCTGAAAAGAAATAGGCAAAGGCTATAATGCTTAAGCTTATTCCTCCCGGCAAAGAAAAGGAAGAAATGACTGAATTACAGTCTGTATTTTTGCCTCCTGTGCAATAATCTTTTATGGCCTTATTGTCCTTATCAACTTCTGACCAAAGCAAAACCGAGGAAATGAACAATCCAATGGCTTTCAGAAGCAATAGTGACATAATTATAAGTGCATGGGTTTGATTTACGAAAATAGGCTGAGAAAAACCAAGTAACCCAATCAGGCTTATGAGTACTAAGGAAAAAAGCAGAAACCGGAAGACGAAAGCATCCTGCTGTCTCGCCTTAAATCCAGGTTCACCTGATTTATCAGACTTCTCCAAAAGTAGAGTTACACCTGTCCAGTTTTTGGCAAATTCCTCTTTTGAAGTGTTTTTGATTTTCCCCTTTTCATCCAGGTAATCAACAGAATCTATTTCCGCTTTAGTGAGAATGCTAAAATAAGGATGTCCATTTTCTTGAATCTGTATAATACAGGGAAGCGGAATTTGATCCAGCTTTTCTACAGAAAGGTTAAGTCCAAGGCTGTCCACCTTATAATGATTCAAGGTATCTGAAATAGTAAGCAAAGATTCCTGCTCGGGATGGGATGCTACCTGATCTTTCAAGTATTCTTTTGTAAAAGGAACATCCAGAAGAAGTAGGACTTTCTTTAAAATCAAATAAGAATTTTCCATAAAAACTTAGGTTAAAAACAGCTTCATCAGAAATAATCTCTTTCAAAAGATTAATTACGTTGGCTAACCTAAAAAAATAAATTTTAAAATGCCAAATCTAGAAATGTTTATAACATACTATTTTACAGGCAATTACATCACTCAAAGAGTCAACTACCAAAGAATATTCTAAAAGCTTCGTTTTACCCCCCCCTCCTCCAAACTAATTGATAAGTGAATTTGAAGTTTTCGGAATTTAAAACTTTTTTTATAGTTTTTGAATAAATTCTGTATTCAGTTGTCCGAAGGTTGTACCTTTGAATAACATGGCTGCCTGCAGGTTTCGCCTTCGTACCCCTGGTAAAGGATTTTCAACTCCGTTCCAAAATAGGCCAAAGACTTAAATACCAATGATACCAAGCCACATGCTCCGGATGGCCCGGAGCAGTGGTCTCCGATCCTTTGCATGATATCCCCAGTCATCCGGGTATCGAAATAGGAAATGGGCAGGTTCATCAATTTGATAAAAAAATCCGAAACAAGTGAAATATTAATCCTTGTGGTCAGGTGCGTCAATATCCAACTGCGGAGCACTTCCACACTCATCCTCCCCAGAAAGAGCATGATCTGGGCAAAAAGGACCAGATAGATAAAGTTGATGTCCTGGTTTTGGATCCCCACATCCACAATGCTTTGGGTCAGGAAAGGAAAAATCAGCTGCAAGAGACTGCCTACCAGCAATCCGATGGCCAGTTAAGCAATGAGGTTTTATAGTTGAAGAGGTACTTGAACAGGAAACTAAGGGAACGCTTCTCTTTATCCTCCCATTTCATTTTCCTGAAGGTAGGGGTAGGTTCCAGCAAAAGAGTGATTCCCTCTTTGGTATGCTCATCGGCATTGTTGCCGATCCATCGTGAAATAAATTCTTCTTTAGAATACTGGATCAGACCATAAGCTGGATCTGAGATATAGACAGTATCTTTTCTGATTTTATACACCACTACAAAGTGCTGTTTGTTCCAATGGACAATAACTGGAAGGGGGGCTTCTCTAAGTTTATTAAAATTCAGTTTTGCCCCTATGGTCTTAAATCCCATAGCCTCTGCTGCATCACTGAGTTTCAATAAGCTACTTCCTTCCCTCGTAGTTTCGGATATTTCTCTGATTTCTTTTAACGATATCAGCTTGCCATAGTGCTTGGCTATGATGCGCAAGCAGGTGGGACCACAGTCTTTAAAGTCGGGTTGTTTGTAGAAGGGGAAGGTGGCTTTCAAAAGAAAAGAATGGAAAGTTTAAATCAAGTATAGAAGCCTGGAAACAAAAATATCAACACAAAGCTTATTTGGACATAGTTAACACAACAAACCCCATCTCATCATTGATATTCTCATAAATCCAGATTTTGCCGTCCTTTGCAAAATGTTTTGCTGGCTTTTTTGTCAATTTAGGAACGAAGGTTTCCCCTATCTGATTGAGCTCTTTGTCAAAAGCCGTCAGGTATACTTTCGATTTAGCTTCTTCATCTTGGTTATTTTCAGACGCTGTTTCTCTGTAGGAAAACCTATAAAAGATCTGATTTTTTTCATCCCAAAAAGGTGGTAAGAAATTGATTTCTTGATGGAATCTGCCATATTCTCTTTCAAAACTTTCATCAGTTTCATGTTCCAATTGATATTCTTTCACTTTTTCATTGGCTGTAAGTTGACTGTTGAATGATTTAATAATTAGAGTATCCAATTCGGTATTATACAAAATTAACGCATTCGTTATTTGATTGGATATTATCAAATTCGTATCGAACTTTTCAATTCCCATTCCTGGTAATATGGTACTAATAACATTGGGAGAAGAGAATGTGAAGATAAATTTGGGCAAATTCTCAAAGGTTTTCATTTCCATTTTTGATATCTCATACTCGTCCAAATGGAGTATCCCTAAAAAAAGACTCTTATCAATAATACTATAGATTAACCCATATAATCTACTGGAAGCTGTGTCAAGTATTCTATTTGGCCTTAATTCCTCCCAACTTTTCATTGTATGCCCTCCCAATGAAAAGTTTTCCAAAAAAACTGTCATCAATTTTTTGCCATCCAAAGAAAATAATGCGGTTTGGTTTATTCCATTGAAAGTTATTTGATTTCCGTTTTGAACGTTCACTGTTCCTATATAAGCCCCTGTCCCATTGGGGCCTTCTTTATCGAAAGGTAGTTTTTCCTCTAGCACCAACTCATCTAGATTTATTTTTTCAACTGTATTATCTTCCGCATTAAAGTTAAAAAGGTACTTTTTGTCTTTGCTTATGTCCGCACCAAATAGCGCATGTTTTAAATAGATTATTTCATCTTGGGGATCAATGATTACAGTATCTGCTGAAAATCGAAGATTTGAAAAATAATCGGACTTGTTTTTCTCGGTTTTTTCTTTACAAAATGCCATCACAACAAGTATCAATAAGTATAAATACCTCATTTCAGTTTTAGTTATTTTGTTCTAAAGTGGCCATATCTCTAGAGATATGGCCACACAATTAGATTAGATTAAAAATTTAGCTATTCTAGATTATTGCATTGGTCCACCTATACAATACCCAGCTTCACTTGCGCAGTTGCGAACCACAGCGGCATTTCTCTGTGCAAGTGTTTCATAGTATCCTGTCCAAGACCCTACACTTCCTGTACAATGACAACTATAATAATGCCCCCCACCAGTAACCTTCTTCATCTGACTTCTTCCAAGCACCTCATCAGAAGTAAGTCTTAACATTTCTAAGCTTAACTTTTTCATGATTTTAAGATTTATTGAAAATTAAAATCTCCGGACATTTGGGTCAGCCGAAGCTTCTGACCATCCATCGCGACTGAATATTTTTATATCAAAATATATTTTAGGTATTCAACTGTATAAGCTTTAGGAAGTTCTTATCCATTGATAAAGCTGGTGGGAGTATAGTTGATGTTTTCCTGTTCACACCAATTCAACATGTCTTGTATGTGAGCTTCCTGTGCTTTTAGTTCCCCATTCATGGGGTATTTGGCGGCAAAGGTTTCATAGTCCTTATTCTCTGCCAAGTACCAATTGTTAAGTGCCTGTATTATTTCCTCCTGATTGGCCTGAGCAGCTACAGCCATAATATGATTGATTTATATTTAATTGCATCTCCTCCGCCGGGATGAAATACGACTTGTAGGTTTATGTTTCCGGAAGCAAACAATTCTTCCAAAATAGGATGTGAATTAGCACATGGTCCACAATAAGGATTGCATACTTTGAGTACATGATATTTGGCATTTTCCCCTTTAAGCAATATTCCCAATCCTTCTGGATTATTGGAAATTCTTCTTGAACCCGATAAAAAATGATCGAAAATATCGGTGTTGGATAAAAATCTGGTAAGCTTGCTTTTTTGCTTCTGAAGTTCCTTTTTGGTCAGTAAATAGGGCCTGAGACTCAGCCAAGCTATAACAGTTCCTATAAATAGAAAGGAAAACAAAGTCAATTCCTGAAATTGTACGGAGACTGTGTTCACCAGAAAAATCTGACTAAGCAGGATTTCTGCTGTCAGTATTGCCGAGATCCAAAGGCACAGCATGCACCATTTCTTGATTTTTGCCCACTGATAATAGATGGAGATAGGAACGATGGCAATCGCTGCAAAGCTTAAATAGGCTAAGAGTTGCAATCCTGTACCTGAGAATGAAGTCAGCAGTAAATGAAGACTACCTGATAAAAAATATGAAAAGGCTATAATGCTTAAACTGATACCTCCACTTAGAGAAAAGGAATTGGAGACAGCATTACAATCAATGTTTTTCCCTCCGGAACAAAACTCTTTGATAGCTGAATTGCCTTTGTCCACCTCAGCCCAAAGCAAGATGGAGGAAATAATCAACCCTGCCGA
This Cecembia calidifontis DNA region includes the following protein-coding sequences:
- a CDS encoding vitamin K epoxide reductase family protein — translated: MGNSFLILKNILLLLDVPFTNGYLKDKVASHPEQESLLTISDTLNHYMVDSLGLNLSIEKLDQIPLPCIVQIQENGHPFFSVLTKSEIDTVSYLDEKGKIKNTSKEDFAKIWTGVTLLLEKSDKSGEPGYKERQREVVVFRSLLGLLGLISLIGLIAFYQPIFANPYQALIILFLFLLKVTGLFISSVLLWSEVDKDNRAIQDFCSGGKNIDCNSVTSSFSLPGGISLGIIAFAYFFSGGMLLLLTSFSGSGLQLLGYLSLSGVFIIPISIYYQWAKIRKWCVLCLWISTVLLAEILLSQIFLVNSGSVKIQDLTLFSFLFLGTVVAWLSLKPYFLAKKELQKQKSKLARFLSNSETFDHFLSGSRRISNNPEGLGIMLKGENAKYHVLKVCNPYCGPCANSHPILEELFASGNINLQVVFHPGGEDAIKYKTISHIMAVAAQANQEQIQKVLDDWYLPEKKDYETFAAKYPMNGELKAQESCIKDMLNWCELENISYTPTIFINGYELPKAYSIEDLKYILI
- a CDS encoding IS30 family transposase, with product MNKFKHLSQEQRYQIEALFRNGTSQTKIAAIIGVNKSTVSRELQRNTGKRGRYSGEYKAAVAQNRTDERHRLKRKRIKFTESLKEEARKFLVVDKLSPELISVTWKKQGKEGVCHETLYNWIFTAKKSSHWRYRRDRELYKNLRHGKRKRKRGNYRHTRGIIRERVPIDQRPPVVEKRQRIGDIEVDLMMGKNHKSALLVLVDRATLVTTIEKLDGKNADIIEQKIAKRIQRIGASFFKSITFDNDMAFANHYKIRDKFNIPTFFTRPYTSQDKGTVENRIGLIRAFLPKGTDLNQISREQIQNIETKINNRPIRKFNYLSPIECLMKKLGVAFMT
- a CDS encoding cysteine peptidase family C39 domain-containing protein; the protein is MKTSFPFYKQPDTKDCGPTCLRIIAKHYGKLISLKEIREISETTREGSSLLKLSDAAETMGSKTIGAKLSFEKLTQAPLPLIAHWDRQHFVVVYKIRKDIVYISDPAYGLIRYNKQEFISRWIDNNANEQTKEGITLLLEPTPVFRKMKWEDKEKRSLSFLFKYLFNYKNLIAQLAIGLLVGSLLQLIFPFLTQSIVDVGIQNQDINFIYLVLFAQIMLFLGRMSVEVLRSWILTHLITWINISFVSDIFSELTFRYVIFIKLYF
- a CDS encoding 6-bladed beta-propeller, with product MKHITRVLFFIFIFQFQNCGIKEFPDSLQSTKTIEIKRDFLKGDSPEFIIEIIDTINLEVPGNPPLTSIQDLAFSQDFFVLLDRRQGLLKFENNGNFLGKIGGNGEGPDEYTMPYAIHLNEKENVVFVADWQKMTVISYNLEGEFNSASNKLPGHPISFYKDNDTLLVVQETLNGTKEKPRQVLISSIEPKTLEVENWERPLYGFHSDYTNIHPIPRIISRVGNVPLFYMPIIRGDISSHSDTDTIFRKQEGRLTPEYLLNFIGFDNTLQLGMRQVVMSNSHAFLRIVYDNTSYFIVIDLESNRPLIHLRKLFDQAMTDEMIPKPFKGNVYYSILRDKQNALEKNPLIVMYRLTFARN
- a CDS encoding cysteine peptidase family C39 domain-containing protein; amino-acid sequence: MENSYLILKKVLLLLDVPFTKEYLKDQVASHPEQESLLTISDTLNHYKVDSLGLNLSVEKLDQIPLPCIIQIQENGHPYFSILTKAEIDSVDYLDEKGKIKNTSKEEFAKNWTGVTLLLEKSDKSGEPGFKARQQDAFVFRFLLFSLVLISLIGLLGFSQPIFVNQTHALIIMSLLLLKAIGLFISSVLLWSEVDKDNKAIKDYCTGGKNTDCNSVISSFSLPGGISLSIIAFAYFFSGVLFVLLSSFSGSGLHLLGYLTLSGVFIIPISIYYQWAKIRKWCVLCLWISTVLLAEILLSQIFLVNTVSVQFQELALFSFLFLGTEVAWLSIKPYFLTNKELQKQKSKLARFLSNTEIFEHFLSGSRSISNNPEGLGILLKGKNAKYHVLKVCNPYCGPCANSHPILEELFASENINLQVVFHPGGEDAIKYKTISHIMAVAAQANQEEIIQALDDWYLPERKEYETFAAKYPMNGELKAQESCIKDMLNWCELENISYTPTIFINGYELPKAYSIEDLKYILI
- a CDS encoding ABC transporter transmembrane domain-containing protein translates to MLVGSLLQLIFPFLTQSIVDVGIQNQDINFIYLVLFAQIMLFLGRMSVEVLRSWILTHLTTRINISLVSDFFIKLMNLPISYFDTRMTGDIMQRIGDHCSGPSGACGLVSLVFKSLAYFGTELKILYQGYEGETCRQPCYSKVQPSDN
- a CDS encoding cysteine peptidase family C39 domain-containing protein; its protein translation is MKATFPFYKQPDFKDCGPTCLRIIAKHYGKLISLKEIREISETTREGSSLLKLSDAAEAMGFKTIGAKLNFNKLREAPLPVIVHWNKQHFVVVYKIRKDTVYISDPAYGLIQYSKEEFISRWIGNNADEHTKEGITLLLEPTPTFRKMKWEDKEKRSLSFLFKYLFNYKTSLLNWPSDCW
- a CDS encoding DUF4221 family protein, with amino-acid sequence MRYLYLLILVVMAFCKEKTEKNKSDYFSNLRFSADTVIIDPQDEIIYLKHALFGADISKDKKYLFNFNAEDNTVEKINLDELVLEEKLPFDKEGPNGTGAYIGTVNVQNGNQITFNGINQTALFSLDGKKLMTVFLENFSLGGHTMKSWEELRPNRILDTASSRLYGLIYSIIDKSLFLGILHLDEYEISKMEMKTFENLPKFIFTFSSPNVISTILPGMGIEKFDTNLIISNQITNALILYNTELDTLIIKSFNSQLTANEKVKEYQLEHETDESFEREYGRFHQEINFLPPFWDEKNQIFYRFSYRETASENNQDEEAKSKVYLTAFDKELNQIGETFVPKLTKKPAKHFAKDGKIWIYENINDEMGFVVLTMSK
- a CDS encoding cysteine peptidase family C39 domain-containing protein; translated protein: MENSYLILKKVLLLLDVPFTKEYLKDQVASHPEQESLLTISDTLNHYKVDSLGLNITTDKLDQITLPCIVQLQGDSYPYFSCISGISVESVEYTDLEGKNENLSKNEFVNKWTGITLLLEKSENASEPGYSTRRKESLIFRALFILFGVIGVVWLMDSFLDFSGDLSHSIGAFSLFTLKSAGLIISSILLWAEVDKGNSAIKEFCSGGKNIDCNAVSNSFSLSGGISLSIIAFSYFLSGSLHLLLTSFSGTGLQLLAYLSFAAIAIVPISIYYQWAKIKKWCMLCLWISAILTAEILLSQIFLVNTVSVQFQELTLFSFLFIGTVIAWLSLRPYLLTKKELQKQKSKLTRFLSNTDIFDHFLSGSRRISNNPEGLGILLKGENAKYHVLKVCNPYCGPCANSHPILEELFASGNINLQVVFHPGGGDAIKYKSIILWL